The Solibacillus sp. FSL R7-0668 genome includes the window TTTGTACTTCAAACGTTATATAATAGGTCGTACGTGAATTGTCACCTTGAACATGGATTCGCTTTGAGACAACCTCTGCTGGCACTGTAAGTAAAGGAGAATTATTATTTTTAATTCCTTGTTTTATACTGGATCCGATGCCGAAAATAAACATACCAATGACAATAACAAATACAATCCCTATAAAGATTGGGCCAATCATAAACATCATATCACCAGAAAACATATGAACACGTCCTTTCTCTCTTTCTATACGTTCATATAATAGAAGGGTTTCATTTGTTACCATTTTTTGAAAAATACACTACTCCATCACCACGAGCTCAAATTTTCAATTCCTCATCAAGCTTCCACCTCTATTTGCTGTAAAAAGGCTTGAATCATGTTGTCGCCCGCTGCTGTGCCAATAGATTCAGGATGGAATTGCAAGCCGAACAGTGGATAAGCTTTATGCTGGATGGCCATTATCTCGCCATCATCCTTACTGGTAGCCACAATATCAAATTCAGAACTTACTGTGCCCGCCTCGATAATCAGTGAATGATAGCGCATGACTTCAATTTCCTCATCAAACCGAGCAAATAATCCCTTCTGCTCATATTTTAAGGGACTCGTCTTGCCATGCATAATGTTTTTTGCGCGGCTCACCGTTGCACCAAAGGCTTCTCCAATCGATTGATGCCCTAAGCAAATACCTAAAATCGGGTACTCCTTGTAAAGCGCTTGAATCATCTCAATAACAATGCCTGCCTCTTTTGGCTCACCTGGACCTGGCGAAATAACGATTGCTTTTGGCTGCAGCTTGCGAATGTCCTCCACTGTTAACGCGTCATTTCGAATAACTTTGATTTCCTCATAAAATTGTCCGATTTGATGATATAAATTATAGGTAAATGAATCATAGTTATCGATTAGTAAAATCATTTGCGCACCTCCAGTAGAGCCTTCGCTTTATTTAAAGTTTCCTCATATTCGGACTCGGGCACAGAATCATACACAATCCCTGCACCAGCCTGCACGTAGGCCTTTCCATCTTTGACAATCATCGTGCGAATGGCGAGCGCTAAATCCATATTACCTGAAGTCGATAAATACCCAATCGCACCCGCATAAATGCCGCGCTTTCGTTGCTCTAGTGTGTTAATAATTTGCATCGCACGAATTTTCGGTGCCCCCGATACCGTCCCTGCTGGTAAGCTCGACGCTAAAACATCCACCAAATGGGCATCCTCACGCAGTGTGCCAATGACCTCGGATACAATATGCATTACATATTTATATTTTTCAATCTGCATATATTTTTTCACTTCAACCGTGCCAATTTGTGAAACGCGTCCAACATCATTACGCCCTAAATCAACCAACATCTTATGCTCGGCAATTTCCTTGGCGTCTTGCAGCAGCATTTGCGCAATTGCTTCGTCTTCCTGTGGTGTTTTGCCACGAGGCTTCGTACCTGCAATCGGATTCGTTGTGACAATGCCATTTTGCACCTTTACTAAGCTTTCTGGTGAAGTCCCTAAAATCGTGTACGGCCCAAAATCCATGTAAAACATATAAGGTGAAGGGTTCGTTGTACGCAGTTTTCGATACAGTGCAAATGGATTTTCATGAAAGTTTGCTTCAAATGTTTGTGACAGCACGACTTGGAAAATATCACCACGACGAATATGTTCCTTTGCCGTTTCCACCATATCAATAAAGCGCTGTTTTTCAATCGTTGGCGCAAAGCTTACTGGCGCTACCTCTTGTTGCTGATAAATGACATTAGTCGTTATTTGCGCTTCAATCTGCTCAATTTTCTCAAGCATTTCCTGTCCACTTCGCCCCTGCTGCAATAAATCAATCACAACAATCGATACTTGCTGCTGTAAATGATCCATCACAATAAATGTATCATAGAAAAAGACATGGACATCTGGCATATTATAGACATCGCCTATTATTTCACCAATCTGTTCAAAGTGAAAGGCGGTTTCATAGCCAAAATAACCAATGACCCCACCAAAAAAGGCAAAGGGTAACTCGGTCGTTCGAATCGGTAATAGCTCCTTTAACAGCGCGAGCACTGGCTTTTCAACAGTCTGTTCTGCCTCGTCACCTAATGTATAGGTACTCGATGTCGCGCCACCCTTTAGCTCACCAATCGAGTCTAGTGCAATAAATGAATAACGCCCACTATCTTTAAATTTTGCATTGGACTCAAATAATACCTTTTGCTTTGCTTGTAATGCCTCATAAATCGCAATTGGCGTTAATGTATCTCCGTTCAATTGCTTCATTACATAATCCTTCATCTCAACTATCATGCTCATCTCTCCTCAGCTCCTGCTTTTATGCACACAAAAAGGCCCTTTCGCTTGTAAAGGACGAAAGAGCCGTGGTGCCACCTTTATTGACTATAAAAACTATAGTCCACTCATTTCTCGTAACGTGAGAGCTACGGCATAGCATTTCCTCTATGCAGCTAGAAAGTCCATTTCATCAAGTGTATTTACTAACTCCCACCAACCGTTAGCTCTCTTAAAAATACCACTTCATTACTTTTCTTCATCATCGCTTTTGTATTAGCTAATATTGTATAACGACTTCATTATTTTTTCAAACTATTTTAAATAAATAAAAAATCCCCGCTTCACAAAATGTAAAAGGGGAATTGTGTATAATTAATTTTCGCGTTGGCAAATCATATCATAAATATATTTTGCTTGATCGAATTCAGGTTGCAATGTATAAGCTTGCTTTAGATGATATTTCGCTTTTTCTGTATCTGTCGTTGAAACTGCATACAATACACCTAAATTATAATGGGCATCGGCGTTGTTCCAATCTTCTTCAATAACAAAATCAAGCTCAGGCTTTGCAAAGTCGAACATTTCCAGCGTACATAATAAAATCCCATACGCTAAACGAATTTGAAGATCCTTCGGTGCCAGTTCTGCTGCCCGTTGCATATACGGTAAGGCTAATTTGTACTGTTCACCACGCTCGAAGCATTTAGCGAGCATATAGTAAGCATCTGCTCCTTGAATGCCGTGGTCAATTGATTTTTGATAAAGCTTCGCCGCTTCTGTGTAGCGCTCTACCTCATAATATAGATTGGCTAAGCCGTAGTAAGCAGTTGCCGCTTGTTCATCCACTGTAATGGCTTTTTGGAAGAAACGCTCTGCACGCTCAATATCGTTCATTGCTGCAAGTAATGTACCAAAATTGACATAGCCCACTGCTTCTTCAGGATTTGCTTCAATTGCCTGAGTGAATGCTTGTGCTGCATCCTCATAGCGTTTTTCTTGAAAGGCCTTTATGCCGATTTCGTTATAATTTGTATCCATATTTTCACCTCTAAACAAATATATAGACGTTCACGTTAAATGAACGTCTATCGAGTATTATCCTACATATGTTAGTTTTTCATTATTTTTAAATACTTCATCAATTGTACCGCCACCTAAGCATACCTCACCGTCGTATAAAACAACGGCTTGCCCCGGTGTAATCGCACGTACTGGCTCTGCAAATTCAATATAGGCTGTGCCGTCTTCACGCATCGTTACGGTAACAGGTGAATCTTCTTGACGGTAACGGAATTTCGCCGTACAAGCAAATGTACCTGTTTTCACTTCGGATGCAAAGCTCATTTTCACCGCTGATAAGGCATCTGAATACAGTGCATCATGGTGGAAGCCTTGCCCAACGATTAATACATTACGTGCTAAGTCTTTACCGATTACAAACCACGGCTCCCCGTCGCCACCAATGCCTAAGCCATGACGCTGACCTAATGTGTAGTACATTAATCCATCATGCGTGCCCTTCACTTCGCCATCAAATGTTTCCATATTGCCAGGCTGTGCAGGTAAGTACTGACTTAAAAATTCCTTGAAGTTGCGCTCCCCGATAAAGCAAATCCCTGTTGAATCCTTTTTCTTCGCTGTTGCAAGACCCGCTTGCTCGGCAATTTTACGCACTTCTGGCTTCGGTAAATGGCCGATTGGGAACATGACTTTTTCTAATTGCTGCTCTGTTAATTGATTTAAGAAGTAGGTTTGATCTTTATTATTATCAATGCCGCGCAGCATGCGAACACCTGATTCGTCACGCTCGACACGCGCATAGTGACCTGTTGCTAAATAATCCGCGCCAAGTGCCATCGCATGCTCTAAAAACGCCTTGAATTTAATTTCTTTGTTACACATCACATCTGGATTTGGTGTACGACCTGCTTTGTATTCTTCCAGGAAGTACGTAAACACCTTATCCCAATATTGTTTTTCGAAATTAACCGCATAATACGGAATGCCAATTTGGTTACATACTGCGATTACATCTTCGTAATCCTCTGTCGCTGTACATACACCATTTTCGTCCGTATCATCCCAGTTTTTCATAAAAATCCCGATGACATCATAGCCTTGCTCCTTTAATAAATGAGCGGCTACTGATGAGTCTACCCCACCACTCATGCCGACTACTACTCGAATTTGTGATGGATTTCTTGTTTCTACCATTTACTATTCACCTTTTCTTAGACAAATCGCGTAAAAGGCGCGAAGTCTTTCATTAAATTATTGAACGGTGCGCTTCACAATATCAGCTGTACGCTTACCTGCTTCACGAACTT containing:
- a CDS encoding DUF2500 domain-containing protein encodes the protein MFSGDMMFMIGPIFIGIVFVIVIGMFIFGIGSSIKQGIKNNNSPLLTVPAEVVSKRIHVQGDNSRTTYYITFEVQSGDRMEFSIAGKEYGQLVEQDLGLLSFQGTRYISFERQKA
- a CDS encoding tetratricopeptide repeat protein — encoded protein: MDTNYNEIGIKAFQEKRYEDAAQAFTQAIEANPEEAVGYVNFGTLLAAMNDIERAERFFQKAITVDEQAATAYYGLANLYYEVERYTEAAKLYQKSIDHGIQGADAYYMLAKCFERGEQYKLALPYMQRAAELAPKDLQIRLAYGILLCTLEMFDFAKPELDFVIEEDWNNADAHYNLGVLYAVSTTDTEKAKYHLKQAYTLQPEFDQAKYIYDMICQREN
- the trpE gene encoding anthranilate synthase component I, which produces MIVEMKDYVMKQLNGDTLTPIAIYEALQAKQKVLFESNAKFKDSGRYSFIALDSIGELKGGATSSTYTLGDEAEQTVEKPVLALLKELLPIRTTELPFAFFGGVIGYFGYETAFHFEQIGEIIGDVYNMPDVHVFFYDTFIVMDHLQQQVSIVVIDLLQQGRSGQEMLEKIEQIEAQITTNVIYQQQEVAPVSFAPTIEKQRFIDMVETAKEHIRRGDIFQVVLSQTFEANFHENPFALYRKLRTTNPSPYMFYMDFGPYTILGTSPESLVKVQNGIVTTNPIAGTKPRGKTPQEDEAIAQMLLQDAKEIAEHKMLVDLGRNDVGRVSQIGTVEVKKYMQIEKYKYVMHIVSEVIGTLREDAHLVDVLASSLPAGTVSGAPKIRAMQIINTLEQRKRGIYAGAIGYLSTSGNMDLALAIRTMIVKDGKAYVQAGAGIVYDSVPESEYEETLNKAKALLEVRK
- the mnmA gene encoding tRNA 2-thiouridine(34) synthase MnmA, which encodes MVETRNPSQIRVVVGMSGGVDSSVAAHLLKEQGYDVIGIFMKNWDDTDENGVCTATEDYEDVIAVCNQIGIPYYAVNFEKQYWDKVFTYFLEEYKAGRTPNPDVMCNKEIKFKAFLEHAMALGADYLATGHYARVERDESGVRMLRGIDNNKDQTYFLNQLTEQQLEKVMFPIGHLPKPEVRKIAEQAGLATAKKKDSTGICFIGERNFKEFLSQYLPAQPGNMETFDGEVKGTHDGLMYYTLGQRHGLGIGGDGEPWFVIGKDLARNVLIVGQGFHHDALYSDALSAVKMSFASEVKTGTFACTAKFRYRQEDSPVTVTMREDGTAYIEFAEPVRAITPGQAVVLYDGEVCLGGGTIDEVFKNNEKLTYVG
- a CDS encoding anthranilate synthase component II, which encodes MILLIDNYDSFTYNLYHQIGQFYEEIKVIRNDALTVEDIRKLQPKAIVISPGPGEPKEAGIVIEMIQALYKEYPILGICLGHQSIGEAFGATVSRAKNIMHGKTSPLKYEQKGLFARFDEEIEVMRYHSLIIEAGTVSSEFDIVATSKDDGEIMAIQHKAYPLFGLQFHPESIGTAAGDNMIQAFLQQIEVEA